Proteins encoded in a region of the Planococcus shixiaomingii genome:
- a CDS encoding GGDEF domain-containing protein, protein MTLGGNLFSIFGGAIATSWLLLTAQRNSNTDKPFWFLLAAGTYNFFLAEFLWLTHENLLNIEVPFPGLPDLFFLLQIGFYLAAFIYKVIKEKQQLDFIKFIFDILIVMTVASTFSWHFLLQPFISVSEVSAFSLAVTLAYPIGDLALLFGVGVLFLGMQQAGFNKTIFFLFVGWFIQILADSSFLYFVAKDDYSSGGLIDPLFTLAVLLVGFAGLVERERTTENQALPIQKSSNRVLSTFRIVFPYLNVTILFVLMISRSDGIDSLTIGSGISILLIVIRQIFVLTENQKLLHQVHAKKEAPEFHISETRLQFLAYHDSLTGLANRALFEEMLKQAVSDAKLYGSSFAVMFLDLDNFKKINDTMGHDAGDQLLILIADRLKESTRKNDVVARLGGDEFTILIRDVSSPQNTAVIAEKILRSLSLPHLVNGEKITSSPSIGIALYPLNGTTPAALLKKADMAMYQVKDNGKGHYQLFEEDSVVAVNRKTTECR, encoded by the coding sequence TTGACACTAGGAGGGAATCTTTTTTCCATTTTTGGAGGCGCAATTGCTACTAGCTGGCTGCTCTTAACTGCTCAAAGAAATTCTAACACCGACAAACCATTTTGGTTTCTTTTAGCAGCCGGCACTTATAACTTTTTTCTTGCTGAGTTCTTATGGCTGACTCACGAAAATCTTTTAAACATCGAAGTTCCTTTTCCAGGGCTTCCTGATTTGTTTTTCCTTTTACAAATTGGATTTTACCTTGCCGCTTTTATTTATAAAGTAATTAAAGAAAAGCAACAACTTGATTTCATCAAATTCATCTTCGATATTTTAATCGTTATGACTGTGGCGTCTACGTTCAGCTGGCATTTTCTTCTTCAGCCATTCATTTCTGTCAGCGAGGTTTCAGCTTTTTCCTTGGCAGTAACACTGGCATATCCTATAGGGGATTTGGCTTTGTTATTTGGGGTCGGTGTCCTATTTTTAGGCATGCAGCAAGCCGGATTCAATAAAACCATTTTCTTTTTATTTGTAGGTTGGTTTATTCAAATTCTGGCAGACTCTTCTTTTTTGTATTTTGTTGCTAAAGACGATTATTCTTCAGGGGGTTTGATTGATCCACTGTTTACTTTAGCTGTTTTGCTGGTGGGATTTGCAGGTCTTGTCGAGAGGGAGAGAACAACAGAAAACCAAGCTTTGCCGATTCAAAAAAGCTCAAACCGAGTACTGAGTACTTTCCGCATCGTTTTTCCATACCTTAATGTAACGATTTTGTTTGTTTTAATGATTTCTCGCTCCGACGGCATTGACTCGCTTACCATCGGTTCAGGGATTTCTATTCTTTTGATAGTTATTAGACAAATTTTTGTGTTAACAGAAAACCAAAAACTGCTTCATCAAGTTCACGCCAAAAAAGAGGCGCCAGAATTTCACATTTCTGAAACAAGACTTCAGTTTCTTGCCTATCATGATTCATTGACAGGACTCGCAAACCGGGCTTTATTTGAGGAAATGCTAAAACAAGCAGTGTCAGATGCCAAACTTTACGGCAGTTCTTTTGCCGTTATGTTTTTAGATCTTGATAATTTCAAAAAAATCAATGACACGATGGGGCATGATGCCGGAGATCAGTTATTGATTTTAATTGCAGATAGACTCAAAGAAAGCACTCGCAAAAATGACGTAGTGGCACGTTTAGGCGGAGATGAATTTACGATATTAATCCGTGATGTTTCCAGCCCTCAAAATACAGCAGTAATTGCAGAGAAAATTCTTCGTTCTTTGTCGCTGCCACACCTTGTAAACGGAGAAAAAATTACAAGTTCTCCAAGTATCGGCATTGCGCTGTATCCGCTGAATGGAACTACTCCAGCGGCTTTATTGAAAAAAGCCGACATGGCCATGTACCAGGTAAAAGATAATGGCAAAGGACATTATCAACTGTTTGAAGAAGATTCAGTTGTAGCGGTAAACAGAAAAACGACAGAGTGCAGGTGA
- a CDS encoding amino acid transporter — translation MANSLFRRTSIPAMQATAAKGSALSKELGAFDLTMLGIGAIIGTGIFVLTGTGALTAGPALTISFIIAALACFFAALSYAEFASTVPVSGSVYTYTYATLGEFIAFIIGWDLILEYLLAVSAVSVGWSGYFQSLLGGFGINLPTALSAAPGAVQGATTYFNLPAFLIIMLITFLLSIGVKESKRVNNVMVVIKVSVVLLFIAVAVTYVKPVNWQPFTPFGFDGVFAAAALVFFAFIGFDAVASAAEETKNPKRDLPRGIIFSLLICTLLYVIVSAIMTGVVPFAQFAQAVDHPISLVLQLSGQNWVAGLVDLGAILGMTTVMLVMLYGQTRVMFAMSRDGLMPKIFSKVNLKTHTPLRATWIFGIIAGLLGGLIRLDELAKLVNIGTLSAFILVSVAVIVLRVKQPDLPRAFRCPAVPFIPILAILFCGFLIFQLGQATIIRFIIWLLIGVVIYFVYSRKNSNLNPDKK, via the coding sequence ATGGCTAACAGTCTATTTAGAAGAACAAGCATACCCGCTATGCAAGCAACTGCCGCAAAAGGAAGTGCACTTTCAAAAGAATTGGGAGCATTCGATTTAACCATGCTTGGAATCGGAGCGATTATCGGAACAGGGATATTCGTTTTGACAGGAACCGGTGCCTTGACTGCCGGACCTGCTTTGACCATCTCGTTCATCATTGCCGCCCTCGCTTGCTTTTTCGCAGCATTATCATATGCTGAATTTGCGTCAACCGTGCCTGTTTCAGGATCGGTTTATACGTATACCTATGCAACATTAGGCGAGTTTATCGCTTTTATCATCGGATGGGATTTAATACTTGAATACTTATTGGCCGTTAGTGCGGTCTCAGTTGGTTGGTCAGGTTATTTCCAATCACTTCTAGGCGGTTTCGGCATCAATCTTCCTACAGCCTTATCTGCAGCTCCAGGAGCAGTCCAAGGCGCAACTACTTACTTCAATCTTCCGGCCTTTCTCATTATCATGCTGATTACATTCTTGCTTTCAATCGGTGTTAAAGAGTCAAAACGCGTAAACAATGTCATGGTTGTCATCAAAGTTTCGGTCGTTTTGCTCTTTATTGCTGTTGCTGTTACTTATGTAAAGCCTGTAAATTGGCAGCCATTTACGCCTTTCGGTTTTGACGGTGTATTTGCTGCAGCTGCTCTTGTATTCTTTGCATTTATCGGTTTTGACGCTGTTGCGTCAGCTGCTGAAGAAACGAAAAATCCAAAACGCGACCTGCCGCGGGGCATTATTTTCTCATTGTTGATCTGTACACTTCTTTATGTAATTGTGTCGGCTATTATGACCGGTGTAGTGCCATTCGCACAGTTTGCACAAGCGGTCGATCACCCGATTTCTCTGGTTCTGCAATTATCGGGCCAAAACTGGGTTGCCGGACTTGTTGACTTGGGCGCTATTCTTGGTATGACCACAGTTATGCTGGTTATGCTTTATGGCCAAACTCGCGTCATGTTTGCCATGTCACGAGATGGGTTAATGCCGAAAATCTTTTCGAAAGTAAACTTGAAAACGCACACCCCACTCCGTGCAACATGGATTTTCGGCATTATTGCAGGTTTGCTCGGCGGATTGATTCGTCTGGATGAACTTGCTAAACTTGTAAACATTGGTACGTTATCAGCGTTTATCCTTGTTTCTGTTGCTGTTATTGTTCTTCGCGTAAAACAGCCGGACTTGCCGCGCGCTTTCCGCTGCCCAGCGGTTCCGTTTATACCAATCTTGGCCATTTTGTTCTGTGGATTCCTAATTTTCCAACTAGGCCAAGCAACAATTATCCGCTTTATCATTTGGTTATTGATCGGTGTAGTAATTTACTTTGTCTACTCGAGAAAGAATTCAAACTTAAACCCAGATAAGAAATAA
- a CDS encoding GNAT family N-acetyltransferase translates to MADTYETDNHFPVLETERLILRKLTLADAEDMFEYASEPMVSRFVPWEVHKSVEDTKAFLAFLTESYGKKRKLTWAIELKSEGKMIGTIDFINWLPKRHKAELAYILSHNYWGSGLILEAAKSLLDYGFQKMELNKVEAPIMLDNFQSQRVVEKLGMQREGVARQHMIINGEFVDLAMYSILKREYVSGS, encoded by the coding sequence ATGGCTGATACATACGAAACCGATAACCACTTTCCTGTTCTGGAAACCGAGCGCTTGATTCTTCGGAAGCTGACGTTGGCTGACGCTGAAGATATGTTTGAGTATGCATCTGAGCCGATGGTATCCCGTTTTGTGCCATGGGAAGTGCATAAATCTGTAGAAGATACGAAAGCGTTTTTAGCTTTCCTGACAGAGTCCTATGGAAAGAAGAGAAAACTGACATGGGCAATTGAGTTGAAGAGTGAGGGAAAAATGATAGGCACGATTGATTTTATCAATTGGCTGCCGAAAAGGCATAAAGCGGAGCTTGCCTATATTTTATCGCATAATTATTGGGGAAGCGGCCTGATACTCGAAGCAGCTAAGTCTTTATTGGATTATGGATTTCAAAAAATGGAGCTTAACAAAGTGGAAGCGCCGATCATGTTGGATAATTTTCAATCACAGCGAGTCGTAGAAAAACTTGGCATGCAGCGTGAAGGGGTAGCCCGGCAACATATGATTATAAACGGAGAATTTGTCGATTTGGCCATGTATTCTATACTAAAAAGAGAATATGTTAGTGGAAGTTAA
- a CDS encoding histidine phosphatase family protein — translation MTTIGLVRHGITEWNLLGIAQGSSDIALNETGRQQAVALAERLALESWDIIVSSDLARAKETAQIISDRLNLPISFLDPRLREMNGGKIEGTTEEERLEKWGQNWRALDLGMESSEEVAARASKFLEEILQSHKGKRVLIVSHGGLIGITLKSLLPERFTKTHMGNTSITILENLENRWDCTLYNCTKHLPVSSQTN, via the coding sequence ATGACTACAATCGGATTAGTTCGGCACGGCATCACTGAATGGAATTTGCTTGGAATCGCTCAAGGCAGTTCCGATATTGCGTTGAATGAAACAGGGCGGCAGCAAGCGGTTGCGCTTGCGGAAAGGCTGGCGCTCGAATCCTGGGATATAATCGTTTCCAGCGATTTGGCACGTGCTAAAGAAACAGCCCAAATCATTTCGGACCGCCTTAACTTGCCCATCAGCTTTTTGGACCCGCGGCTCCGCGAAATGAACGGCGGGAAAATCGAAGGCACCACAGAAGAAGAACGCCTCGAAAAATGGGGTCAGAATTGGCGTGCTTTAGATCTTGGCATGGAAAGTTCAGAAGAAGTTGCTGCACGTGCAAGCAAATTTTTAGAAGAAATCCTCCAAAGCCATAAAGGCAAACGGGTCCTAATAGTAAGCCACGGCGGATTGATCGGCATAACGCTAAAGAGCCTGCTTCCTGAGCGCTTTACAAAAACCCATATGGGCAACACATCCATCACAATTCTCGAGAACTTGGAAAACCGGTGGGACTGCACCTTGTACAATTGCACAAAACATCTACCTGTAAGCAGTCAAACAAATTAA
- a CDS encoding GNAT family N-acetyltransferase translates to MHISEVRSAFQPEMMELLSFASSRAGEAYKTYINTTERKFYVCKIEQVIVGCIGIEFKSETSIEIKHIAVFPEHRGNQIGGKMIGFVCEKYRISYIFAETDQDAVVFYRKSGFGTKSLGEKYPGRERFLCHKSILKTS, encoded by the coding sequence ATGCACATAAGCGAGGTTCGGTCTGCTTTCCAGCCGGAAATGATGGAACTCTTGTCTTTTGCCTCTTCACGAGCAGGCGAAGCATACAAAACCTACATAAATACAACAGAGCGGAAATTCTATGTTTGTAAAATAGAACAAGTAATTGTCGGTTGCATTGGCATTGAATTTAAATCGGAAACGAGCATTGAAATCAAACACATTGCAGTCTTTCCTGAACATAGAGGCAATCAGATTGGCGGCAAAATGATTGGGTTTGTTTGTGAAAAATACAGGATTTCGTATATTTTTGCTGAAACTGATCAAGACGCTGTCGTATTTTACCGGAAAAGCGGATTTGGAACAAAAAGTTTAGGCGAAAAATATCCCGGGCGTGAACGGTTTTTATGTCATAAAAGCATTTTAAAAACTTCCTGA
- a CDS encoding protein phosphatase 2C domain-containing protein, which produces MEVGLKDFKWVGSEQDFVDEPDLQQLDEIIIGRFGGNSKAGQYKNEDACIVWANQEQGWEFVMVLDAHHTAESAELVVEEFHRNKASLENLLVESLALNYFKNLEERILAVFQNEKFRRACQEIQGETACMIVVRKGKFVWWFSIGDCILYLFHRELAAMGQFQLNQRHFYEWVGQVNTFEQQVPCYSSGTKELRKGENHLFVTTDGLVECPGKPYSNPQDLAEAFADVPHSDSIQTLLKTIQENGVRDSTTMVSWKVNVSTAGTYASNQ; this is translated from the coding sequence ATGGAAGTTGGGCTAAAGGATTTTAAATGGGTTGGCAGCGAACAAGATTTTGTCGATGAGCCGGATCTGCAGCAGTTAGACGAAATCATCATCGGGCGTTTCGGCGGAAATTCAAAAGCGGGCCAATACAAAAATGAGGATGCATGCATAGTGTGGGCAAACCAAGAGCAAGGCTGGGAATTTGTCATGGTTCTGGATGCCCATCATACGGCCGAGAGTGCAGAGCTGGTGGTGGAGGAATTTCACCGAAACAAGGCCAGTCTGGAAAATCTCTTGGTTGAATCGCTTGCCTTGAACTATTTTAAAAACTTGGAAGAACGGATTTTAGCCGTTTTTCAAAACGAAAAATTCCGGAGAGCATGCCAGGAAATTCAAGGAGAAACGGCCTGCATGATTGTCGTACGGAAAGGCAAATTTGTCTGGTGGTTTTCAATCGGTGACTGTATTTTGTATTTGTTTCACCGGGAACTGGCGGCAATGGGGCAGTTCCAGCTGAACCAGAGACATTTTTATGAATGGGTGGGACAAGTCAATACATTTGAACAGCAAGTGCCTTGCTATAGCAGCGGCACAAAAGAACTGCGAAAAGGCGAGAACCATTTGTTTGTCACGACAGATGGCTTGGTTGAATGCCCGGGAAAACCGTATTCCAATCCGCAGGATTTAGCCGAAGCATTTGCGGATGTTCCACATTCCGACAGTATTCAAACTTTGTTGAAGACAATCCAGGAAAACGGCGTCAGGGACAGTACAACGATGGTTTCCTGGAAAGTGAACGTGTCGACAGCGGGAACCTATGCTAGTAATCAGTAA
- a CDS encoding winged helix-turn-helix transcriptional regulator encodes MKQKKYNISVEATLEVIGGKWKCVILCHLMRGKKRTSELKRLMPDITQKMLTQQLRELEADGVIDRIVYNQVPPKVEYELSEYGSSLTGILDALCMWGSSHLTKVYGDKSEVLEEGILNDNLK; translated from the coding sequence ATTAAACAGAAGAAATACAATATATCCGTCGAGGCTACGTTAGAAGTAATTGGGGGCAAATGGAAATGTGTTATTTTGTGCCATTTGATGCGCGGAAAAAAACGAACAAGCGAGCTCAAGCGCTTAATGCCGGACATTACACAGAAGATGTTGACGCAGCAACTGCGTGAACTGGAAGCGGACGGCGTTATTGACCGCATCGTTTACAACCAGGTGCCGCCTAAAGTGGAATATGAGTTGAGTGAATACGGATCAAGTCTGACTGGTATCTTGGATGCTTTATGCATGTGGGGAAGTAGTCATTTGACAAAAGTATATGGAGATAAATCCGAGGTGCTGGAAGAAGGCATCTTGAATGACAATTTGAAATAA
- a CDS encoding MFS transporter, translating to MDKKRSYYALLALALSAFAIGTTEFISVGLLPMIADDLDIPITTAGLTVTLYALGVMFGAPVLTSLTSNMSRKSLLLWIMVVFIIGNGMAASASTIGFLLTARIISAFAHGIFMSIGATIAADLVPENKRASAIAIMFTGLTVATVTGVPFGTFLGQLFGWRAAFIAIFAIGIIALIGNAILVPRDLQKAARTTLRDQVKLLTNGRLLLVFAITALGYGGTFVVFTYLSPLLQEITGFKAGTVTVILLVYGIAIAFGNTIGGKLANRNPVNALFYMFLIQAVVLMTLTFTAPFKIAGLITIILMGLFAFMNVPGLQVYVVILAKRYVPSAVDVASAINIAAFNAGIALGAYLGGAIADSIGLIHTAWAGSAMVFAAVLLTGLSRALEQRDQKSHTLSINKQKSAAI from the coding sequence TTGGATAAAAAAAGAAGTTATTACGCGCTATTGGCGCTTGCACTCAGTGCTTTTGCTATCGGAACCACTGAGTTTATCAGTGTCGGCCTGTTGCCGATGATTGCCGATGATTTAGACATACCTATCACAACTGCTGGTTTAACAGTGACGCTTTACGCGCTCGGCGTCATGTTTGGAGCGCCTGTCCTGACGTCACTTACCTCCAATATGTCCCGGAAATCGCTGTTGCTGTGGATTATGGTGGTCTTTATCATAGGCAACGGGATGGCCGCAAGTGCTTCGACTATTGGCTTTTTGCTGACAGCTCGCATCATTTCAGCATTTGCCCACGGAATTTTCATGTCCATCGGTGCAACAATTGCCGCTGACTTGGTTCCGGAAAATAAACGGGCGAGCGCCATCGCCATCATGTTCACCGGGTTGACTGTCGCCACTGTAACAGGTGTACCGTTCGGGACATTCCTTGGGCAACTTTTCGGTTGGCGTGCAGCATTCATCGCGATTTTCGCCATTGGCATCATCGCGCTCATTGGAAATGCGATTCTTGTACCACGCGATTTGCAAAAAGCCGCTCGCACAACGTTGCGTGACCAAGTAAAACTTCTAACAAATGGACGGCTTTTATTGGTTTTCGCCATCACTGCATTGGGGTATGGAGGAACATTCGTAGTTTTCACTTACCTGTCCCCGCTGCTTCAAGAGATAACAGGTTTCAAAGCCGGAACCGTAACGGTCATTTTATTGGTCTACGGCATTGCCATCGCTTTCGGCAATACCATCGGCGGCAAATTGGCCAACCGCAACCCAGTAAATGCATTGTTTTATATGTTTCTGATTCAAGCTGTCGTCCTCATGACCCTGACGTTTACAGCGCCATTTAAAATCGCCGGTCTGATCACCATCATTTTAATGGGGCTATTCGCTTTTATGAACGTACCGGGCCTTCAAGTTTATGTGGTGATTTTGGCGAAGCGCTATGTTCCAAGTGCCGTGGACGTAGCATCCGCCATTAATATCGCGGCATTTAACGCCGGTATTGCACTCGGTGCTTACTTAGGCGGCGCTATTGCCGACTCCATTGGCCTTATCCATACCGCTTGGGCTGGAAGCGCCATGGTGTTCGCTGCCGTCCTATTAACTGGACTTAGCCGAGCACTTGAGCAACGAGATCAAAAATCACATACATTAAGCATTAACAAGCAAAAGAGTGCAGCAATCTAA
- a CDS encoding aldo/keto reductase, with protein sequence MKKSLQDTTTLNNGVEMPWFGLGVFRVDQGPDAVNSVRWAIKHGYRSIDTAAIYGNEEAVGQGIREGLEETGLTREDLFITSKVWNSELAYGDALAAYDASLERLGLDYLDLYLVHWPKPGKYKDGWRALETLYKEKRVKAIGVSNFQIHHLKDVLEDAEIVPMVNQIEYHPYLTQTELHAFCKEQDIQVEAWSPLMAGALLDQPVLQEIADKHNKTIAQVILRWDLQNDVVTIPKSIKEHRIIENADIFDFELSEEEVDRIFDLNQNSRCGADPDNFDF encoded by the coding sequence ATGAAAAAAAGTTTACAGGACACAACAACTTTGAATAATGGTGTTGAAATGCCATGGTTCGGCCTCGGTGTATTTAGAGTGGATCAAGGCCCTGACGCGGTAAATTCAGTCCGCTGGGCGATTAAGCACGGGTATCGCAGCATTGATACTGCCGCTATTTACGGCAACGAGGAAGCAGTCGGGCAAGGAATCCGTGAAGGTTTGGAAGAAACCGGATTGACTCGGGAAGACTTGTTCATCACATCGAAAGTATGGAATTCCGAATTGGCGTATGGCGATGCACTAGCCGCCTATGACGCCAGCCTGGAGCGCCTTGGCTTGGATTATTTGGATTTGTACCTCGTCCACTGGCCAAAGCCTGGAAAATACAAAGATGGCTGGAGAGCCCTTGAAACGCTTTATAAAGAGAAGCGGGTTAAAGCGATCGGTGTCAGCAACTTCCAGATTCATCACCTTAAAGATGTGCTGGAAGATGCAGAAATTGTTCCGATGGTGAACCAGATTGAATACCACCCGTACTTGACACAAACAGAGCTTCACGCCTTTTGCAAAGAACAGGATATTCAAGTCGAAGCTTGGTCGCCTTTAATGGCCGGCGCATTGCTTGATCAGCCGGTGCTGCAGGAAATTGCAGATAAGCACAATAAAACGATTGCTCAAGTGATTTTACGCTGGGATCTTCAAAACGACGTGGTAACCATTCCTAAATCGATAAAAGAACACCGCATTATTGAAAACGCAGATATCTTCGATTTCGAACTGTCTGAAGAAGAAGTCGACCGCATTTTTGATTTGAATCAAAATAGCCGTTGCGGTGCAGATCCAGATAATTTCGATTTTTAA